The genomic region AACATCTCTAGCATTTCTACCGGTGATAGTTTCTTTATTTCTTTAGGCATTTCTTGTTCAATAACCTCTCGCCCATTTTGTCTTTTAAAACTAATAATCCTTGGATAAAATTCTCGCAAACGATTCATAATATTAGGGATAATTTCTTTATCAGTTAATTCAACCGCTACAAAATCTTCATCTGGAATTTTTTGATACATTTGTGGAGAAATTAATGTTTCAAAATCTTCATTTAAAATTTGAATTTCATGTTTTTGTTTCAATGGAATCCATTTGGTCATTTTCCCAACAGGTTGGTCAGTATCAACAATCCAAACCCCTTTAGTATCATTTGCTTCACTGACAGAAAACTTAACTGGTGAACCACTATATTTCATCTTTTCATCATGCAATGCATTTTTGCTGTGCAAGTGTCCTAATGCAACATAATCAAAATCATTCATAATATCTAATGGAACAGCATCCAAGCCACCAACTTCAATATTCGTTTCTGAATCTTTATGTGTACTACCTGCAGCAAAAAAATGTGCTACTAAAACATGTTTTTTGTCATTATTAAATTTCATCTTCATTTTTGCTACAATTTTTTTCATTGCTTGTGCCAAGTTTTGAATACTGTCATCTTCAAAATAGTCACGTGCTACCGGAATTTCAAAATATGGTAATAGAAAAAACTGTGTATCTTTTATTTCAATTGGAGTAAATGCATCTTTAAGTTTCGTATTTAAAAACAACTTTGTTTTTTTAAACCACTGGCTACCAGTATCTAATCGGATTGCTGAATCATGATTTCCATTAATCATCAATATTGGAAAATGATCATTTAAGTTTAGTTCCATCAAAGCTTGATTTAACATTTTTATCGCTTCTTCACTTGGAACAGAACGATCATATAAATCACCAGCAATTACAATTGCGTCAACTTGTTCTTCCTTAGCAATGTGCTCGATTTGTTTTAATGCTTCTTGTTGACTATCAAATAAAGAAAAATCATGTAATTTTTTCCCAATATGCCAATCTGCAGTATGTAAAAATTTCATCTATTTCACTCCAATCAAACATTCGTTCTTATTTTACCATGAATCTTCTATTTAAATATAATTCTTAATTCAGTCAAAAAAAATGATATTTAAATAGAAATAAATCCATTTAAATATCATTCATTAATTTAATATTCAGTTTTAGTATAAACCGTTAATCTTACCATCATCCGATAAAGTCATTCCATTTGCAGCAGGTACTTTTGGCAATCCTGGCATTGTTAATACATTACCTGTTAAAGCAACTAAGAAACCTGCTCCTAACTTAGGTACAAATTCACGGATATGAATTGTAAAGTCTTTTGGTGCCCCAAGTAATTTTTCGTTATCTGAGAATGAATATGGTGTCTTAGCCATACAGATTGGCATCTTGTCCCAACCTAATTTTTCAAATTTCTTAATTTGAGATTTAGCTTTGGCACTATATGCAACATCTTTTCCACCATAGATCTTTGTAACTAATGTTTGCACTTTATCTTCAATTGATTCATTTGGATCATATAATGGCTTAAAGTCTGATGTTTCATCACATGCAGCAACAACTTCTCGAGCTAAATCAAGAACACCAGCTGATCCTTCAGCCCATCCATTTGAAACTACAGCCTTAGCACCATCAGCAGCACAAAGTTCAACTACTTTATCTAATTCTGCTGGTGTATCTGTACTGAAGCGGTTTACAGCTACTACAACGGGAACATTATATTGTCTCAAGTTATTGATGTGACGTTGTAAGTTAGCATATCCTTTTTCAACAGCAGCTACATTTTCTTCTTCTAAGTCTTTCTTAGCAACTCCACCATTCATCTTTAATGCACGACAAGTTGCAACTAATACGATTGCATTTGGAGTTTTACCCAATTTAGGACAAACAATGTCTAAGAATTTTTCAGCACCTAAGTCAGCACCAAAACCAGCTTCTGTAATTGTGTAATCAGCTAATTTCAAACTTGTCTTAGTTGCGATTAAACTATTGCATCCATGAGCAATATTAGCAAATGGGCCACCATGTACTAATGCTGGTGTATGTTCAATTGTTTGAACTAAGTTAGGTTTAATTGCATCTTTAAGCAATAAAGTAATTGCATCTGTTACGCCTAATTGATCAACTGTTACAGGTTCTTTATCAAAGTTGTAACCAATAACGATGTTACCAATCCGACGTTTCAAATCTTTCAAATCAGTTGCCAAGCAAAGGATAGCCATTAATTCAGAAGCAACTGTGATATCAAAGCCATCTTCACGAGGAATCCCTTGAAGAGGACCACCTAAACCAATCACTGTGTGACGTAATGCACGATCATTAATATCAAGTACTCGTTTCCATATAATCCGGCGTTGGTCAATATGTAATTCATTTCCTTGGTAAATATGATTATCAATTAAAGCAGCTAATGTATTATTTGCACTTGTTAAAGCATGCATATCACCTGTAAAGTGTAAGTTAATATCTTCCATTGGAACAACTTGTGAATAACCACCACCAGTTGCTCCTCCTTTAATTCCCATTACTGGTCCAAGAGATGGTTCACGTAAACAAATCATTACGTTCTTGCCAATTTCTTTTAATGCATCACCTAAACCAATTGTAACTGTTGATTTTCCTTCACCAGCTGGTGTAGGGTTAACAGCTGTCACTAAAACCATTTTTTCTTTAGTTTTGTGAGCATTTTTTAATGGTAAGTTAACTTTAGCTTTGTACTTTCCATATAATTCGATTTCATCATCTGTCAAACCAACTTTTTCTGCAATTTGTTGGATTGGTTCTAATTTAGCTTGTTGTGCAATTTCAATATCACTCATTGTAAGATTCCTCCTAATCAATCACAAATAGCTTTGTTACCAATATCTTTACGGTAAAATGTGTCTGAAATTGGATGTTCATTCAAAAATGAATAAACTTCTTTTTGGGCTTCTTTTAATGAAGCAGCCCTACCAACTACAGATAGAATTCGACCACCTTGATTATACAAAACGCCATCTTTTTCACTAACATTTGCATAATCAATAAAAATATTTTCAGGGATATCCGTTAAATCGATTTTTTGATTTGTAACCGGGTTTTGTGGATAACCCTTAGCAGCCAAAACAACATTTATAAATGATTCGTAACTAATTATAATATTATCAATTTTTTCATTATTCGCAACTTGATTTAATAATTTTGCAAAGTCATTTTCAATTCGTGGTAGTACTACTTGAGTTTCTGGATCGCCTAAACGAACGTTATATTCGATTACTTTTGGTCCTTCTGCTGTCATCATAATTCCAACATACAAAATTCCTTTGTATGAAAATTTTTCTCTATGAACACCTTTCACTGTTGGCTCAACAACATCTTTCATAATCTGTTCATATTGCTGTGATGTAAGTTGAGGAACTGGACTATAAGCTCCCATCCCCCCTGTATTAGGACCTTCATCATTATCATAAGCACGTTTATGATCTTGACTAATAGGTAATACTTGATATGAATTCTGATCTAATAGAATAAAAACCGAATACTCTTGTCCACTTAAACATTCTTGATAAACTAGTGGATGAGCAGCATCCACATCTTGCTGATCAACAAATTGCAATGCAGCTTCTTGATCAGGTGCAATATATACTCCCTTTCCTCCAGCAAGTCCGTCCTTTTTTATTACTAATGGGAAACCAAATTCAGTAATATTTTTACGTGCTACTTCTTTATTACTAAATGTTTTACTTTGTGCTGTTGGAATATTGTTCTTACGCATAAATTTAAGCGCAAATGATTTAGAACTTTCCAATTGAGCAGCTTCTTTATCTGGCCCAATAATTTTACAATGATGTTCTTGGAATACATCAACTATTCCATTGGCCAATTCTACTTCTCCACCAACAAAAGTCCATGCAATTTGATGAAGTTCGACTGCTTGAATCAACTTATCATAATCATTTTCTTCAATATCTAAAACTTCAACACCAATTTTGTTCATTGCCGGATTACCAGGTGCACAGAATACCTTATTAACCATTGAACTCGCTTTTAATTTGCGACAAATTGCATATTCACGTCCACCTGAACCAATTACCATTACGTTAATGTTTTCCATTTTTTCCTCCTAGTGTCTGAAATGACGACGACCTGTCATTACCATTGCAATTCCATATTTATCTGCCATATCGATTGAGTCTTGATCACGAATTGATCCACCAGGTTGTACAATCAATTTGATTCCATGTTTTGCTGCATATTCAACTGAATCATTCATTGGGAAGAATGCATCACTTGCTAATACACATTCATCATCAATGTATTTTTGGGCATGTTCAATCGCAATTTTAACTGCATCAATTCGGTTTGGTTGACCAGCACCAACACCAAGTGTTCTTTGTGGATTAGCAACTAAAATTGCATTTGACTTAACAAATTTCACTGCCTTCCAAGCAAATTCCATCGTCTTTAATTGTTCTGGAGTTGGTTGTTTCTTAGTAACTACTTTCCAATCCTTAACATCATCTGCAAGGAAGTCTTGTTCTTGTACTAATAAGCCACCCATAACAGATACAGTTTCATTTCTTACAGGTTCATCTTTCCGTTCAAAATCAACTGTTAATAAGCGTAAGTTCTTTTTCTTAGCTAAAATTTCATATGCATCGTCATCATATGAAGGAGCAATAATAATTTCAAGGAATAGTTTATGTAATTTTTCAGCAGTTTTTACATCAACTGGACGGTTTAATGCAACAATACCACCAAAAATTGATACTGGGTCCCCTAAATATGCTTGATCCCATGCTTCTTCAATCGTTTCACCTTTACCAATACCACATGGATTCATATGTTTTAATCCTACTGCAGTTGGACCATCAAATTCACGGATAATTCTTAAGGCTGCATCCGCATCTTTGATATTATTAAATGATAATTTCTTTCCATGGAGTTGCTTTGCTTGGCAAATTGAGAATTTCTTTGGAACAACATCTTCATAGAACCATGCTTTTTGTTGACTATTTTCACCATAACGCATTTCATCAATTAGGTTATATGTTAATGTTAAGTTTTGAGGAGCTGGTTGATTGATTTGACTATTAAAGTATGAAGAAATCAAAGCATCATAAGCTGCAGTCTTTTGGAAGACTTTAGCTGCTAATCTTTGACGTAATTCAAGACTAGTGTGTCCATCTTTTTTGATTTGATCTAAAACTACTTCGTAATCTGATTGGTCAGTAACAACAGTTACATCTTGATAATTCTTAGCTGCAGAACGTAACATTGATGGACCACCAATATCAATTTGTTCAATAATTTCACTATTTGTTTTACTTTCATCAGTTACTGTCTTCTTAAATGGATATAGGTTTACACATACTAGATCAATTAAATCAATATTTAATTCTTTTAACGTTGCTAAATGATCATCGTTATCACGTTTAGCTAAAATTCCACCATGAACTTTTGGATGTAATGTCTTAACTCTTCCGTCTAAAATTTCAGGAAAATCAGTTACTTCTTCAATTGAGATTGTTTCAATACCATTTTCATTTAAATATTTTTGTGTACCACCTGTTGAAATAATTTCAAATCCGTTTTCAGTTAAACCTTTGGCAAAGTCTAATAAGTTTGTTTTATCAGATACACTAATTATTGCTTTTTTCATTTTCTTCCTCCAAAATTTTCTTCAATACTTCTGGATACAATTTATGTTCGGTTTGATGTATCCTTGCCTCCAACGTATCAACATCATCATCTTTATAAATAGGAACATGTTCCTGTTTAATGATTGGACCAGTATCCAATCCTTCATCTATATAATGGATTGTAACCCCAGTTTGCGTTCTTCCATTTTCAACATGATCTTGAAATGCTCTTTCAATTGCATGTAATCCTGTAAATTCAGGTAAATAAGCAGGATGCAAATTAATAATTTTCCCATCAAAATTATTTAAAATTACCGGGCTAATAACTCTCATATATCCTGCTAAAACCACTAAATCTATTTTTCTAGATTTCAGGATTTGCAAGATTTTCTTTTCATACTCCTCTTTGTTTCCACAAGATTTCAATGTAAACGTCGCTGTATAAACACCATATTTTTCAGCTCGTTTAATAACAGGAGCATTGGGATGATCACAAAACAGTAGTTCAAGTTTGGCATTCTCCCCAAATTCATGGCTTTGAAATGCTTTTGCGAGAACTTCAAAATTAGTTCCATTTCCTGACGCAAAAATCGCAATTCTCATTGAATATTCTTCCCACCTTTTAATAACTTGATAGCTGAATCACCTGAAGCCCTTGCTTCTAATTTTCCAATTTTAAAGTATGTTTCATTTTCACTTTCTAATTGTGAACACACTTTTTGGTAATTATTAGGATCAACACAAAGAACTAAACCAATTCCCATATTAAAAATACGGTAGCAATTAGCATCATCTAATTTACCCTCTTCTTTTAAAAGTTTAAAAATTGGATTTGGTTCCCATGCATCTGTATCGATTACCGCTTGTAATTTTTCATTTAACATCCGGGGAACATTTTCAAGTAAACCACCTCCAGTAATATGAGCAATCCCGTGTATCAATTTACTTTCAAGCAATTTCTTAACTGCTTTAACATAAATCTTAGTAGGTTTAAGAAGCTCATCTTTAAGGGATTCATTGTTTAAAATTTCTAATTTATCATCTAAAGAGTAATGATGATCTTTAAATAAAATTTTTCGAACTAATGAATAACCATTGGAATGTAATCCGTTAGAAGGTAATCCAATTAAAATATCTCCCTCTTGAGGCAATTTATTTGTTAATAAATCATTAGTTTCACATATACCAACTGTAAAACCAGCAATGTCAAATTCATCCTTATCGTACATATCTGGCATTTCTGCAGTTTCTCCACCAATTAATTCCATTTCAGCATCAATACAACCATCAGCAACGCCCTTAACAATTTTTTCTAATTTTTCAGGATTATTTTGACCAACTGCTAAATAATCAAGGAAGAATAATGGCTGTGCACCTTGCGCTAAAATATCATTTGCACACATCGCTACACAATCGATTCCAATTGAATCATATACTTGTGCTTCTTGTGCAATCATTAATTTTGTTCCTACTCCATCAGTACTTGCCAAAATAGATTTTGAGCCAAGTTGATATGTACCACTAAAATTTCCAATTTCATTTTCATTTTTTCTGGTTCGAGTTTGCTTAGCAATTTTTTTAATTCGATGAACTAATTCATTGCCTGCAGCAATATCAACCCCAGCTTCTTTATATTGATCCATTTTCTAGTCCCTTTCTTTTTTGCTTTTTCAAAGATTCTAAGTAATCTTTTTCATAATCATAAAGTGGAGTTGGATATTCTCCATTGAAATAAGCTATTGTTAATCCACCATTAGGGGCACCCTTAGCATCTGGAATTGGAATTGACTTAACTAAACTTTCAATACTCAAATATCCTAATGAATCGACATCAATGATTTTTTTCATTTCTTCTATTGAATAGTTAGCAGCAATCAGTTCTGAACGTGTTGAAATATCAATTCCATAAAAACATGGGAATTTAAATGGTGGAGAAGCAATTCTTAAATGAATTTCTTTTGCTCCAGCCTTTCTTAATAATTTAACAATTTGACTTGAGGTTGTCCCTCTAACAATCGAATCATCTACAATAACAACTCTTTTTCCCTGAACAACTGATTTAACTGCTGATAATTTCAAACGTACACTTCGTTCTCTTTGTTCTTGTGTAGGTTCAATAAATGTCCGTGCAACATACTGATTTTTAACTAATCCCATTTCATAAGGCAGTTTGCTTTCCTGTGCATACCCTAATGCAGCAGCTAATGAAGAATTAGGTACTCCTATTACTATATCGGCATCAGCTGGTTGTTCCCTTGCTAATAATTGGCCCATTTTCTTTCTTGCATCATATACACTAACACCATGAATGCTAGAATCTTGATTAGCAAAATAAATATATTCCATTGAACAAACAGCTAATTGTGTATCTGTAGTAAAATGGTCAAGATGCATTCCATCTTTATCAAAGATAATCAACTCTCCAGGTTGAACATCTCGTACATATTCTGCATCGACCGCATCTAACGCACATGTTTCACTTGCAACAACATATGAACCATCTGTCCTCTTACCAATACATAAAGGTCTAAATCCATTAGGGTCAAGTGCTGCAATCATACAATCCTTTTTCAAAAATAGAAATGCAAAACCACCCTTTATTTCATTCAAACTCTTTTTCAATGCATCAATAAAACTCATGTTTTGTTTTTGTTTAATCAAATGAATTAGTACTTCTGAATCAGAATCAGACTCAAATTTAGCACCGTCTTCTTTGAGTTTACGTTTTAGTGTCTGAGCATTAGTCAAATTTCCATTATGTGCTAATGCAACATCATTACCGTTAAAATCAAACAGAAAAGGCTGTATATTAAAAATTGAATCTGAACCACTAGTTCCATATCTAACATGACCAATTGCATTTTCTCCCTGAAGTTGTGCAATATCCTCATATTTACTGAAAACAGCTGATAGTAATCCTAGTCCTCTACGTCGAACTAAATGATTGCCCATATCGCTTACAATTCCTGCTCCTTGTTGCCCACGATGTTGGAGTGCATGTAATCCGGTATAAACAAAATCGCTAGCTTTTTCATTTCCATATATTCCGAATATTCCACAGTATTCATTTAGTCCTTTTTCTTCATTAAACATGGAATAGCGTCCTCCCAAATTTTCTGTGCCTCATATACTGGATAAATAAATTTATCATCTGTGCAATTAATTTGAATTTTTGCACTTTGATTAACCTTGCCAATAAATTGAGCATTATCCATTAAAATTGATTCAAACTTCTTCTTATTAGCATCTGCAACTCCAACAATCATTCTTCCTGGAGTTTCACTAAAGATTTTTCTAACTGGCATTGCTAAGTCAACTGAAACACCTAATCGAGTATTAAAGAACATTTCAGATAAAGCTACGGCTATTCCACCCTCACTAATGTCATGAGCACTACTAATAAGATTTTTATCAATTGCATTCTTTAGTAATGCTATCTTAGTTAATTCTGCATTCCAATCAAGTTCACGTAACTTTCCGTTAATCTTTGATTGTTGCATTTTTTGGATTTCGGATCCGCTGAAATCATCCTCTGTTTTACCAATAAGATAAAGATTTTCATCCTCGTAACTGACTGAATTTTTAATATAATGGTTTACATCTTTTATTAACCCAACCATTCCTATCATTGGTGTAGGATAGATTGCTTCGCCATTACTCTCGTTATAAAGTGAAACATTACCCGAAACAACAGGAGTGTCTAAGTGGCGACATGCTTCTGCCATTCCAATAATAGATTGATGTAATTCCCAGTAAACTTCTGGATCATGTGGATCTCCAAAGTTCAAGCAATCTGTTATAGCTAAAGGATCTGCTCCAACTGACAAGAGATTCATCGCAGCTTCTAATACTGCAATTTCACTTCCGATTTTGGGATCTAAGTAAACGAAACAGCCATTGCCATCTGTTGTTGCAGCAATCCCCTTTTTCTTTCCTCGAACTTTAATAATTCCTGCATCATTAATACCATTAGGTCCCGCAACTGTTGAAGCCCTAACTTGAGAATCGTATGTTGTAGTTAATGACTTCTTAGATGCAATTGTAGGTTGTTTTAATAACTTGTAGAAAATCTCTTTTGCATTTGTTATTTTAGGTAATTCAGCTTCTTTAGCTGTGCTAATTCGTTCTGGAATTGATTCTTTACCAATTTCTTGTAATACATCATCTGTTAATGTCGATACCGGAATATCTGTTACTACTTTTCCCTCGTGTGTAAGTACATATCTTGTATCATCAATAACTTCACCAATTTTAGCGGCTTCAAGATTGAATTCCTTAAATAAATCAATTACATCTTGTGTATGTTCTTTTGGTACACATAAGAGCATTCTTTCCTGTGATTCACTAAGCATAATTTCATATGCCGTCATATTTGTTTCACGTTGTGGTACTAAATCTAAATTTAATTTCACACCTGTATGAGATTTTGAAGCCATTTCACAACTTGAAGATACCAACCCAGCAGCACCCATATCTTGAATCCCAATTAACCAATCTGGATGCTCTTGAATTAATTTCAAACAAGCTTCCATTAATAGTTTTTCCATAAACGGATCCCCAACTTGAACCGCAGAACGTTGAGTTTCATGTTCATCACTAAAATCAGCTGATGCGAAAGTTGCTCCATGAATACCATCACGTCCAGTTTTTGCACCAACGTAGATAATGGAACTTTCATCACCTTCTGCACGTCCTTGTTGAATATCTTTTACATTCATAATTCCGATACTCATTGCATTCACAAGCGGATTGCCTTTATAGCAACTATCAAAAGTTGTTTCACCGCCAATAGTAGGAACACCAATACAATTCCCATATCCACCAATTCCGGCAACAACTTGATCAATTAAATAACGATCATGTGCACTCTTAATTTCATTAAAATGAAGAGAGTCAAGTGATGCAATTGGGCGAGCACCCATACTAAAAATATCCCGTAAAATACCACCAACTCCTGTTGCAGCACCTTCATAAGGTTCAACTGCTGAAGGATGATTATGACTTTCTGCTTTAAATACAACCGCTTGATCATCACCTATATCAATAATTCCAGCACCTTCACCTGGGCCTTGGAGAACCTTGCTATTCTTTTTAGGTAATAACTTTAATAATGGTTTTGACATTTTATATGAACAATGTTCACTCCACATTACTGCTAATAAGCCTGTTTCAGTATAATTTGGAAGTCTCTTTAATAACTTTTCACAAATATAGTCATATTCTTTTTCAGATAATCCCCATTCTAAATATGGTTTTTTCTCTTTAATTTCAAGTGGACTCATTACCTCATCCATTATTTATTCCTCCATATGTTTTGAAATTCTTTAACTTAATAATGACTGAAAAATTTTTATACCATCTGATCCTCCCATAATTGCTTCAGATGCACGTTCTGGATGAGGCATCATTCCTACAACATTTCCTCTTCGATTACAAATACCAGCAATATTATTAACACTTCCATTTGGATTTTCATCTGCATATCTAAACACTACTTGATTATTATTTTCTAATGCATCTAGTGTAGTTGGATCTGCATAATAACTTCCATCTGAATGCGCAATTGGTAATTCGATCTTTTCATTTTCTTTTAATGCTGATGTAAATGGCGTCTTTGTGTTTTCAGCATTTAAAGAAACCGTTTTGCAAATGAATTTTAAATTATCATTTCTTTTTAACGCACCTGGTAAAATATTTGCTTCTGTTAAAATTTGGAACCCATTGCAAATTCCAATAACTGGTTTACCTTCATCAGCAAATCGTTGAACTTCTTGCATTACAGGAGCAATACTTGCAATTGCACCACATCTTAAGTAGTCTCCATATGAAAAACCACCTGGCAACATAACTGCATCATATTTGGATAAATCACAGGTACGATAAGAAACATATTCCGCATCAGCATGACATAAATTAGTTAATACGTAATGCAAATCCGTATCACAATTTGATCCTGGAAAAACAATAATTGCTACTTTCATTATTCATCCTCCAAAATTTCATAATGATATGTTTCTAAATTAAAGTTAACTAATAGATTTTCTGCTAATTTTTTGATCATTTCTTCATCAATCTTTTGATCTTTTAACTTAATATCAAAGAACTTTCCTGCTTTAATATCAGCAACATTTTCAAAGCCTAATGTTTGAGCCGCCTCTGTGATTTCTTTACTTTGAGGGTCAAATACTGAAGATTTAATATTTACAAAAAGTCTTATTTTCATCTCTATTCTCCTATCACTTTTTCAAGTCTATCTAATACAATTTTGTATGCAGCAGTTAATGAGCCTAACTTTCTACGATAAACATCTTTATCTAAATGATCTTGTGTTTTTTGGTCCCATAAGCGACAATTATCTGGTGAAAATTCATCAGCAAGAATAATTTCACCATTTGGCAATTTTCCAAATTCCAATTTAAAATCAATCAAAGTCATTCCTGCTTCACTAAAAATTGGTGTTAATAGTTTATCTACCTTACGCGATATTTCCCACATTTTTTCCAATTCTTCATGAGTCACTACTTTTAATGCTACTGCTTGTGATTCATTAATTTCTGGATCATCCAGCGGATCACTCTTATAACACATTTCTTCTACAGGTGTTTCAAACTTAATGCCTTCTTTTACGCCAAAACGACTTGCAAAATGTCCCGCAGAGTAATTACGAGTAATCATTTCTAATGGAATGATTTCAACCTTTTTAACTAATTCTTCGTTATCAGAAATTGTTTTTAAATAATGAGTATTAATTCCATTTTTGTTCAAATATTTGAAAATTAAACTTGAGATTTTATTATTAATAATTCCTTTTTCATCAATTTCATCTTTTTCTTTACCATTAAATGCTGTTGCTTGATCGAGATAGACAATTTGTAGTACATTTTCATCTTCAGTACTCCAAACTTCCTTTGCTTTTCCCATGTATAACTTCTTAACTTTCACAGTAATCTCCTCTTTGAAACGTTCGTTTTTAAACGAAATATTTTTTTGTATCTGTTTACAAGACCTATGTTATTACAAAAACACGAACTATGTCAACAACGAATAACGCTTACATTCAGTTTATTTTCACAAAAAAATAGTGATTTAGTAAATTTGTCACTACTAAATCACTATTTTAGTGTATATTGTTCGTCTTTTGCTGAAAATAATTTATAATTACCATATTTACTATA from Ligilactobacillus cholophilus harbors:
- the purF gene encoding amidophosphoribosyltransferase — protein: MFNEEKGLNEYCGIFGIYGNEKASDFVYTGLHALQHRGQQGAGIVSDMGNHLVRRRGLGLLSAVFSKYEDIAQLQGENAIGHVRYGTSGSDSIFNIQPFLFDFNGNDVALAHNGNLTNAQTLKRKLKEDGAKFESDSDSEVLIHLIKQKQNMSFIDALKKSLNEIKGGFAFLFLKKDCMIAALDPNGFRPLCIGKRTDGSYVVASETCALDAVDAEYVRDVQPGELIIFDKDGMHLDHFTTDTQLAVCSMEYIYFANQDSSIHGVSVYDARKKMGQLLAREQPADADIVIGVPNSSLAAALGYAQESKLPYEMGLVKNQYVARTFIEPTQEQRERSVRLKLSAVKSVVQGKRVVIVDDSIVRGTTSSQIVKLLRKAGAKEIHLRIASPPFKFPCFYGIDISTRSELIAANYSIEEMKKIIDVDSLGYLSIESLVKSIPIPDAKGAPNGGLTIAYFNGEYPTPLYDYEKDYLESLKKQKRKGLENGSI
- the purL gene encoding phosphoribosylformylglycinamidine synthase subunit PurL; the encoded protein is MDEVMSPLEIKEKKPYLEWGLSEKEYDYICEKLLKRLPNYTETGLLAVMWSEHCSYKMSKPLLKLLPKKNSKVLQGPGEGAGIIDIGDDQAVVFKAESHNHPSAVEPYEGAATGVGGILRDIFSMGARPIASLDSLHFNEIKSAHDRYLIDQVVAGIGGYGNCIGVPTIGGETTFDSCYKGNPLVNAMSIGIMNVKDIQQGRAEGDESSIIYVGAKTGRDGIHGATFASADFSDEHETQRSAVQVGDPFMEKLLMEACLKLIQEHPDWLIGIQDMGAAGLVSSSCEMASKSHTGVKLNLDLVPQRETNMTAYEIMLSESQERMLLCVPKEHTQDVIDLFKEFNLEAAKIGEVIDDTRYVLTHEGKVVTDIPVSTLTDDVLQEIGKESIPERISTAKEAELPKITNAKEIFYKLLKQPTIASKKSLTTTYDSQVRASTVAGPNGINDAGIIKVRGKKKGIAATTDGNGCFVYLDPKIGSEIAVLEAAMNLLSVGADPLAITDCLNFGDPHDPEVYWELHQSIIGMAEACRHLDTPVVSGNVSLYNESNGEAIYPTPMIGMVGLIKDVNHYIKNSVSYEDENLYLIGKTEDDFSGSEIQKMQQSKINGKLRELDWNAELTKIALLKNAIDKNLISSAHDISEGGIAVALSEMFFNTRLGVSVDLAMPVRKIFSETPGRMIVGVADANKKKFESILMDNAQFIGKVNQSAKIQINCTDDKFIYPVYEAQKIWEDAIPCLMKKKD
- the purQ gene encoding phosphoribosylformylglycinamidine synthase subunit PurQ — translated: MKVAIIVFPGSNCDTDLHYVLTNLCHADAEYVSYRTCDLSKYDAVMLPGGFSYGDYLRCGAIASIAPVMQEVQRFADEGKPVIGICNGFQILTEANILPGALKRNDNLKFICKTVSLNAENTKTPFTSALKENEKIELPIAHSDGSYYADPTTLDALENNNQVVFRYADENPNGSVNNIAGICNRRGNVVGMMPHPERASEAIMGGSDGIKIFQSLLS
- the purS gene encoding phosphoribosylformylglycinamidine synthase subunit PurS, producing the protein MKIRLFVNIKSSVFDPQSKEITEAAQTLGFENVADIKAGKFFDIKLKDQKIDEEMIKKLAENLLVNFNLETYHYEILEDE
- the purC gene encoding phosphoribosylaminoimidazolesuccinocarboxamide synthase, which translates into the protein MKVKKLYMGKAKEVWSTEDENVLQIVYLDQATAFNGKEKDEIDEKGIINNKISSLIFKYLNKNGINTHYLKTISDNEELVKKVEIIPLEMITRNYSAGHFASRFGVKEGIKFETPVEEMCYKSDPLDDPEINESQAVALKVVTHEELEKMWEISRKVDKLLTPIFSEAGMTLIDFKLEFGKLPNGEIILADEFSPDNCRLWDQKTQDHLDKDVYRRKLGSLTAAYKIVLDRLEKVIGE